Proteins found in one Neurospora crassa OR74A linkage group II, whole genome shotgun sequence genomic segment:
- a CDS encoding 60S ribosomal protein L15, producing the protein MGALKYLEELQKKKQSDVVRFLLRVRCWELRQLNVIHRASRPSRPDKARRLGYKAKQGYVIYRARVRRGGRKKPVPKGATYGKPTNQGVNQLKYQRSLKSTAEERVGRRCANLRVLNSYWINQDSTYKYFEVILVDPQHKAIRRDPRINWIVNPVHKHRESRGLTSTGKRSRGLNKGHRYNKTRAGRRKTWKRHNTLSLWRYR; encoded by the exons ATGGGTGCCCTCAAATACCTCGAAGAGcttcagaagaagaagcagagcgACGTCGttcgcttccttcttcgcgTTCGCTGCTGGGAG CTTCGCCAGTTGAACGTCATCCACCGGGCCTCGAGACCCAGCCGCCCCGACAAGGCCCGCCGCCTCGGCTACAAGGCCAAGCAGGGCTATGTCATCTACCGCGCCCGTGTCCGTCGCGGTGGTCGCAAGAAGCCCGTCCCCAAGGGTGCCACCTACG GCAAGCCCACCAACCAGGGTGTGAACCAGCTCAAGTACCAGCGCTCCCTCAAGTCTACCGCCGAGGAGCGTGTCGGCCGCCGCTGCGCCAACCTTCGCGTCCTCAACTCCTACTGGATCAACCAGGACTCTACCTACAAGTACTTCGAGGTTATCCTTGTCGACCCCCAGCACAAGGCCATCCGCCGCGACCCCCGCATCAACTGGATCGTCAACCCCGTCCACAAGCACCGCGAGTCCCGTGGCCTTACCTCCACCGGCAAGCGCTCGCGCGGTCTCAACAAGGGTCACCGTTACAACAAGACCCGCGCTGGCCGCAGAAAGACCTGGAAGCGCCACAACACCCTCTCCCTCTGGCGCTACCGGTAA